ggaaattCGCTATTAattgtgctaattttgttagcattctgatAATAGACGCCCAATGGGTTTTTTAGCGTTTTTTTTGGAGCTCCCTTTCTATAGCTTCCTAAATATGTTTTACAACGGaaacgtatacaaaaaaaatTTATTTGCCACATGTCTGTATTTGAAATTATATAATGTGGATTAgtttatttttaaaaatgtaaaaaataatttattgGTGGAATACCTCTGACTGTTATGTTTTAAAATGTTACtgttaataaaaaattaaaacattctaaataataataataataaaatgttttacaacggcgggggagtgccaagatggaggcacggtggcttcaacacagcgccccctatcagtcatctagtgtaaaTACGAACCACTGAGTTGGACTCAGGTGAACTTTAAACTCAGTTGGTAGTTTAGGGTCATTTCCGGTTCCAAATTCTCTCTTGCATTTAACGTTGTTTACTATGTATTGGCGTAGGAAAATAACATGTTTTTGTATGATTGGTGAAATGTGAGACGGTCTTCTGAACAAATTGTTATGCCCGGAGACATTAATCCCGGAACAAATATGTTTTGCACTTGCATCAGCACGACTCCATAATGGCGTTGCACACGTTTTCAACGTGACCTTTCGATATTTTTCGATAAGCACGGATGTAAAATTGAATTCAGACTGACACAAATATAAGTCATTCAGTGGAATACTACCTGGATTATATGATTCATTCTGTCCTTGTTCAGAGTGGACCTTAATTACAGtttgtataatttatttttcgTGATTACGGAACAACAAACGCTTCCCATCTTGTCGAACGGTATTTCCTCCTCTCCTGATGGCCAGTTCTGGGACTTTAATATAAACGACGTGAGTGTCAACATCTTGACTCCATATGTATGTATCATCAAACCATTGAAATGATGAGGTTTCTCACCACACCGCTTTTGAACGAGTTGCGGCGGCGTCTCCCGTTGGTATCTACCGTCGCAAATAAACATCTACCGATCACCTGCCTTCTCCCACCCCACCATTCTGCAACCCCAAGCCGGCCTCTCTATACTGGGGCCACGCTAAGAAACGATGTACCCCTCCCTCAGTCTAAAGCAGATCAGACTGAAGAGAAACTGGATCTGGACATATGGAAGTCTGTGATGAGGTTGCAGGTCCccggggtggaggaggaggagaaactgGGAGGTGGTGATTGTGCTGCTGGAGGTGTAACAGGGCAGGAGGAGATCTCACCACTGGAGGCCACCAGAGAGCTGATAGTGATGTGGCGTCAGGCTGGGAAGCTGGTGCCAGAGACCATGACTGACGAAGAGCTGGGGATCCTGGCGGAGCTACAAACCAAATCCTCCAAGAAGAAGTACCTGAAATACCTGGCCGTCAAGGAGGGCCACAAGAAAAGCCACAAGCAGAAGCAGGAGAAGAGGAAggcagagaggagtgagaggattCAGGAGGACGATAGGATCAGGCCTGGTGGtctgagaggagaagaggagggggaactGAGGAACACCTTTCTGCTCCAGTTTTGGGGTCGTTCCCTGGATAAGCTGCTGGGCTGGAGGTCGGCCCAGGCCATGGTGTTCGGACAGCCACTGGTGTTTGATATGTCCTACGAACAGCAGATGACTCGTCGGGAGGTGGAGAACACTGTATCCCAGCTgatggaggtggaggggtggaacaGACGAGCAGCGGACCCCTTCCACCTGCACTTCTGTAACTTGCAGCCGGACGGCGGCTACCGCCGGGAGCTGGTTAAACGGTACGGCGCCGAGGCCTGGGAGCGTCTCCTCGTCACCTCCACGGAGCGACGTCACGTGGACCTGTTCCCCCGGGACGACCTGGTCTACCTGACGGCTGACTCCCCTAACGTCCTCCGTACCTTCGACAACTCTAAGGTCTACATCGTAGGCTCCATGGTGGACCGCTCCATCCAATCAGGGCTCTCCTTGGCCAACGCCAAGCGTCTGAAGCTGAACACGGCTCGTCTGCCGCTGGATGACTTCCTCCAATGGGAGACGGGGGCCAAGAACCTGACCCTGGATCAGATGGTACGCATTCTGCTGAcgctgaaggagagagggaggtggaaggAGGCGCTGGAGCACGTACCCAAGAGGAAACATGATGGATTCTACCAGGAGAAACCCcagcaggacagagacagaggatcaGATAAGGACAGGAGATTTTTTAGTGGCAGAACCAGAGGAAACACAGGGTTCAGGGCTGGGGACAGAGACTGTGATAGAACATTCACaagtggggacagagagagggcatTTAGTAGGAGAGACAGTGTATTGAAGAGTGGGGACAGTGATAGATCAATCAGGACtggggacagaggagacagagaaggagacagagacagagcaatCAGGACTGGGGACAGAGACCAAGCAATCAGGActggggacagagaaagagacagagatgctatggaggagtggagacagagacagatgaatggtgtggtcagagagagaggatccACTAACAGACATAAGGACAGTGTATTCAGtagcagagacagggacagagaaggagacagggacagagaaggAGACAGGGACGGAGATAGtacggaggagaggagacataagGACAGTGTATTCAGTAGCAGAGACAGGTTAACAGTCAGTAAGGAAGCAGGACCGACAGGGGATTCAGAGAACAGGCAGAACACGCAGACCACCACCACGGTACGGACCTCACTAAAAAGCAAGATGGAGGATCGGAACAGTACAGCCAAGAGCGGGAAGAAATGACGAGAGGAAGAGTAACCAGACATTTCTCCTCTGAATGTGCTTCCGTTTCACCATGTTGTGTTAATGGATTCAGAGATGAACTGATGAAAAAGCACTTCTAAATGCCATGAACATTAAACATTTTCATAAGCAACTCAGTGAGACTGTTGATTGTTAAGGAATCTTTGGCGTATTGATACTTTGTGTCAATGTACAACTGAAAAAATacatataaaacgcaacatgtgaagcgTTTgttccatgttttatgagctgaaataaaaagatacAGAACATTTTCCAcatgtacaaaaagcttatttctctcaaatctttgcacaaatttgtttacatccctgttagtgagcatttcttattcgtcaagataatccatccacctgacagatgtggcatatcaagaagctgattaaacagcatgattgttacacaggtgcacctcgtgcagggggacaataaaaggccactttggCAACAGCTCcgggtggacattcctgcagtcagcatgccaactgcactctccctcaaaacttgagacacctgtggcattgagttgtgtgacaaaactgcacattttattaaagtggcctgagggagtgtgcagttggcatgctgactgcaggaatgtccaccagagctgtcgcCAGAtattttaatgttaatttctctatcgtAAACTGCCTCCAACATCGCTCCCTCCatgcgtccaaccggcctcagaaccgcagaccacatgtaactacgctagcccaggacctccacatccgacttcttcgcggtaggtggggtgggggggggttgctgaggagtatttctgtctgtaataaagccattttgtggggaaaaactttctgattggttgggcctggctccccagtggagtGGGCCCACCCATGCCCACCCATGGCTTGCggacctgcccagtcatgtgaaatccagggccctaatgaatttatttcaattgactgatttccttataaactgtaactcagtaaaatctttgaaattgtttgcatttatatatttttgttcattatatttaACCACAAAAATGTTAATGTCATTATATTGTCTAGTTTTAAGTTAAAAACCATTTTCTCCAGTTTAACTTCCATTTATCCTGTATTCAAGCGTTATGATGGATAGATTCTCACTAAACAGGAAATAGATTTAACAAATCTTTAATTCTGGTCTCTGACATGAAAGAATTTAGAAAAATCTTTACAAAGAGAAAAATGGTCAACAACAACcttttgcacaaaaaaaaaacattaatctTATTTTCTTTCATCTAATTACACGTTTTCTTTAAAAGTGAAATGTTTTCAGTCTCTAAATTGggaagatacagtgccttcagaaaggacagtattcataccctttgacctgaattcaaaatggattcaatttatatttttttctctcacccatctacacacaatactctataatgacagtgaaaatgtgtttagaaattttagcaaatgtgttgaaaatgaaatagCATAAATATATCATGTATTcacacctaaaacacaaggtcaaatctacacttaAGAGTTGTGGCCAAGACAGTGGATGTTAGTGAGTGGCCTAGATAGTTTAAACTTAAAATCTACTTGAACATCTATGGAAAGACCTAAAAAATGGCCGTTTAGCAATgggatcaacaaccaatttgccAGAGCGAGAataattctcacccatctacacacgataccccataatgacaaagtgaaaacatgttcggTCAATACCTTAatggtcaatactttgtagaagcatctttggcagcgactaAAGCTGCGAGTCTTTCCGAGTGAGTCTCTAAGATCTTTCTacgcctggattgtgcaacattttgcCCGTTATTCTTTTC
This genomic interval from Salmo trutta unplaced genomic scaffold, fSalTru1.1, whole genome shotgun sequence contains the following:
- the LOC115181198 gene encoding tRNA methyltransferase 10 homolog C, with protein sequence MYHQTIEMMRFLTTPLLNELRRRLPLVSTVANKHLPITCLLPPHHSATPSRPLYTGATLRNDVPLPQSKADQTEEKLDLDIWKSVMRLQVPGVEEEEKLGGGDCAAGGVTGQEEISPLEATRELIVMWRQAGKLVPETMTDEELGILAELQTKSSKKKYLKYLAVKEGHKKSHKQKQEKRKAERSERIQEDDRIRPGGLRGEEEGELRNTFLLQFWGRSLDKLLGWRSAQAMVFGQPLVFDMSYEQQMTRREVENTVSQLMEVEGWNRRAADPFHLHFCNLQPDGGYRRELVKRYGAEAWERLLVTSTERRHVDLFPRDDLVYLTADSPNVLRTFDNSKVYIVGSMVDRSIQSGLSLANAKRLKLNTARLPLDDFLQWETGAKNLTLDQMVRILLTLKERGRWKEALEHVPKRKHDGFYQEKPQQDRDRGSDKDRRFFSGRTRGNTGFRAGDRDCDRTFTSGDRERAFSRRDSVLKSGDSDRSIRTGDRGDREGDRDRAIRTGDRDQAIRTGDRERDRDAMEEWRQRQMNGVVRERGSTNRHKDSVFSSRDRDREGDRDREGDRDGDSTEERRHKDSVFSSRDRLTVSKEAGPTGDSENRQNTQTTTTVRTSLKSKMEDRNSTAKSGKK